In one window of Haliaeetus albicilla chromosome W, bHalAlb1.1, whole genome shotgun sequence DNA:
- the PIAS2 gene encoding E3 SUMO-protein ligase PIAS2 isoform X2, with protein sequence MADFEELRNMVSSFRVSELQVLLGFAGRNKSGRKHDLLMRALHLLKSGCSPAVQIKIRELYRRRYPRTIEGLSDLSAIKPAVFNLDSSSSPVEPDLAVAGIHPLPSTSVTPQSPSSPVSSVLLQDTKPHFEMQQPSPPIPPVHPDVQLKSLPFYDVLDVLIKPTSLVQSSIQRFQEKFFIFALTPQQVREICISRDFLPGGRRDYTVQVQLRLCLAETSCPQEDNYPNSLCIKVNGKLFPLPGYAPPPKNGIEQKRPGRPLNITSLVRLSSAVPNQISISWASEIGKNYSMSVYLVRQLTSAMLLQRLKMKGIRNPDHSRALIKEKLTADPDSEIATTSLRVSLMCPLGKMRLTIPCRAVTCTHLQCFDAALYLQMNEKKPTWICPVCDKKAAYESLILDGLFMEILNECSDVDEIKFQEDGSWCPMRPKKEAVKVSSPQCTKIESSSVVSKQCSVTVANEVNKKKVDVIDLTIESSSDEEEDPPAKRKCIFMSETQGSPTKGVLMYQPSTVRVPSVTTVDAAAIPPSLTDYPVPFHHPPISSISSDLPGLDFLSLIPVDSQYCPPMFLDSLTSTLTSSTPGSIITSTSHHESSTHVSSSSRSETGVITSSGGSAPDIISLD encoded by the exons AATATGGTATCAAGTTTTCGTGTTTCTGAACTACAAGTGTTGTTGGGGTTTGCTGGACGTAATAAAAGCGGGCGGAAACATGACCTCCTGATGAGGGCACTGCACTTACTGAAGAGcggctgcagcccagcagttCAGATAAAAATCAGAGAACTCTATAGGCGTCGGTACCCAAGGACGATTGAAGGACTCTCGGATTTATCGGCTATAAAACCTGCAGTTTTCAATTTAGACAGTAGTTCCTCTCCTGTTGAGCCTGACCTGGCTGTTGCTGGCATTCACCCGCTCCCTTCTACATCGGTCACACCTCAGTCTCCTTCCTCGCCTGTCAGTTCTGTGCTCCTCCAAGACACTAAGCCCCACTTTGAGATGCAGCAGCCATCCCCTCCGATTCCACCTGTTCATCCCGATGTTCAACTGAAAAGCCTACCTTTTTACGATGTGCTTGATGTGCTCATAAAACCTACAAGTCTAG tacAGAGCAGTATTCAGAGGTTCCAAGAGAAGTTTTTTATCTTTGCCTTAACACCTCAGCAGGTCAGAGAAATCTGTATTTCCAG GGACTTCTTGCCAGGGGGCAGGAGAGATTACACAGTCCAAGTTCAGCTGAG GTTATGCCTAGCAGAGACAAGCTGCCCTCAAGAAGATAATTACCCTAATAGTCTGTGTATTAAAGTAAATGGGAAGCTGTTTCCGTTGCCG GGATATGCTCCACCGCCAAAAAATGGAATTGAACAGAAGCGACCTGGGCGCCCCTTGAATATAACGTCTCTAGTTAGGTTGTCGTCAGCAGTGCCAAACCAGATTTCCATTTCCTGGGCTTCTGAAATTGGAAAG AATTACTCCATGTCTGTGTATCTTGTTCGTCAGCTCACTTCAGCTATGCTTTTGCAGAGGTTAAAAATGAAAGGTATCAGAAACCCCGATCACTCCAGAGCACTAA ttaaAGAAAAACTAACTGCAGATCCTGATAGTGAGATTGCCACGACCAGCCTGCGGGTATCTCTGATGTGTCCT CTGGGAAAAATGAGACTGACAATCCCATGCCGGGCTGTTACTTGCACACACCTGCAATGTTTTGATGCTGCTCTTTATCTTcaaatgaatgaaaagaagCCTACCTGGATCTGCCCTGTCTGTGACAAAAAGGCAGCTTATGAGAGCCTAATATTAGATGG gctCTTTATGGAAATCCTTAATGAATGTTCAGATGTGGATGAGATCAAATTCCAAGAAGATGGCTCCTGGTGCCCCATGAGGCCAAAGAAAGAAGCTGTGAAAGTCTCAAGTCCACAGTGCACCAAAATAGAAA gTTCCAGTGTTGTTAGCAAACAGTGTTCTGTGACAGTGGCCAATGAGGTGAACAAGAAGAAAGTGGACGTTATTGACTTGACAATAGAAAGCTCTTCTGATGAAGAGGAAGATCCTCCTGCCAAAAGGAAGTGCATATTTATGTCTGAAACACAAGGAAGCCCAACCAAAGG GGTTCTCATGTATCAGCCATCTACTGTCAGAGTGCCCAGTGTGACAACGGTCGATGCTGCTGCTATTCCTCCTTCATTAACAGACTACCCAGTACCATTCCATCATCCACCAATATCCAGTATTTCATCAGACTTGCCAG GTCTGGATTTTCTTTCACTAATCCCAGTTGATTCACAG TACTGTCCTCCTATGTTTTTGGATAGTCTCACCTCAACCTTAACAAGCAGCACGCCTGGCAGCATCATCACATCAACCAGTCACCACGAGAGCAGCACGCACGTTAGCTCCTCCAGCAGGAGCGAGACAGGGGTGATAACCAGCAGCGGCGGCAGCGCTCCTGACATCATCTCACTGGACTGA
- the PIAS2 gene encoding E3 SUMO-protein ligase PIAS2 isoform X3 — MADFEELRNMVSSFRVSELQVLLGFAGRNKSGRKHDLLMRALHLLKSGCSPAVQIKIRELYRRRYPRTIEGLSDLSAIKPAVFNLDSSSSPVEPDLAVAGIHPLPSTSVTPQSPSSPVSSVLLQDTKPHFEMQQPSPPIPPVHPDVQLKSLPFYDVLDVLIKPTSLVQSSIQRFQEKFFIFALTPQQVREICISRDFLPGGRRDYTVQVQLRLCLAETSCPQEDNYPNSLCIKVNGKLFPLPGYAPPPKNGIEQKRPGRPLNITSLVRLSSAVPNQISISWASEIGKNYSMSVYLVRQLTSAMLLQRLKMKGIRNPDHSRALIKEKLTADPDSEIATTSLRVSLMCPLGKMRLTIPCRAVTCTHLQCFDAALYLQMNEKKPTWICPVCDKKAAYESLILDGLFMEILNECSDVDEIKFQEDGSWCPMRPKKEAVKVSSPQCTKIESSSVVSKQCSVTVANEVNKKKVDVIDLTIESSSDEEEDPPAKRKCIFMSETQGSPTKGVLMYQPSTVRVPSVTTVDAAAIPPSLTDYPVPFHHPPISSISSDLPGLDFLSLIPVDSQSHLNLNKQHAWQHHHINQSPREQHAR; from the exons AATATGGTATCAAGTTTTCGTGTTTCTGAACTACAAGTGTTGTTGGGGTTTGCTGGACGTAATAAAAGCGGGCGGAAACATGACCTCCTGATGAGGGCACTGCACTTACTGAAGAGcggctgcagcccagcagttCAGATAAAAATCAGAGAACTCTATAGGCGTCGGTACCCAAGGACGATTGAAGGACTCTCGGATTTATCGGCTATAAAACCTGCAGTTTTCAATTTAGACAGTAGTTCCTCTCCTGTTGAGCCTGACCTGGCTGTTGCTGGCATTCACCCGCTCCCTTCTACATCGGTCACACCTCAGTCTCCTTCCTCGCCTGTCAGTTCTGTGCTCCTCCAAGACACTAAGCCCCACTTTGAGATGCAGCAGCCATCCCCTCCGATTCCACCTGTTCATCCCGATGTTCAACTGAAAAGCCTACCTTTTTACGATGTGCTTGATGTGCTCATAAAACCTACAAGTCTAG tacAGAGCAGTATTCAGAGGTTCCAAGAGAAGTTTTTTATCTTTGCCTTAACACCTCAGCAGGTCAGAGAAATCTGTATTTCCAG GGACTTCTTGCCAGGGGGCAGGAGAGATTACACAGTCCAAGTTCAGCTGAG GTTATGCCTAGCAGAGACAAGCTGCCCTCAAGAAGATAATTACCCTAATAGTCTGTGTATTAAAGTAAATGGGAAGCTGTTTCCGTTGCCG GGATATGCTCCACCGCCAAAAAATGGAATTGAACAGAAGCGACCTGGGCGCCCCTTGAATATAACGTCTCTAGTTAGGTTGTCGTCAGCAGTGCCAAACCAGATTTCCATTTCCTGGGCTTCTGAAATTGGAAAG AATTACTCCATGTCTGTGTATCTTGTTCGTCAGCTCACTTCAGCTATGCTTTTGCAGAGGTTAAAAATGAAAGGTATCAGAAACCCCGATCACTCCAGAGCACTAA ttaaAGAAAAACTAACTGCAGATCCTGATAGTGAGATTGCCACGACCAGCCTGCGGGTATCTCTGATGTGTCCT CTGGGAAAAATGAGACTGACAATCCCATGCCGGGCTGTTACTTGCACACACCTGCAATGTTTTGATGCTGCTCTTTATCTTcaaatgaatgaaaagaagCCTACCTGGATCTGCCCTGTCTGTGACAAAAAGGCAGCTTATGAGAGCCTAATATTAGATGG gctCTTTATGGAAATCCTTAATGAATGTTCAGATGTGGATGAGATCAAATTCCAAGAAGATGGCTCCTGGTGCCCCATGAGGCCAAAGAAAGAAGCTGTGAAAGTCTCAAGTCCACAGTGCACCAAAATAGAAA gTTCCAGTGTTGTTAGCAAACAGTGTTCTGTGACAGTGGCCAATGAGGTGAACAAGAAGAAAGTGGACGTTATTGACTTGACAATAGAAAGCTCTTCTGATGAAGAGGAAGATCCTCCTGCCAAAAGGAAGTGCATATTTATGTCTGAAACACAAGGAAGCCCAACCAAAGG GGTTCTCATGTATCAGCCATCTACTGTCAGAGTGCCCAGTGTGACAACGGTCGATGCTGCTGCTATTCCTCCTTCATTAACAGACTACCCAGTACCATTCCATCATCCACCAATATCCAGTATTTCATCAGACTTGCCAG GTCTGGATTTTCTTTCACTAATCCCAGTTGATTCACAG TCTCACCTCAACCTTAACAAGCAGCACGCCTGGCAGCATCATCACATCAACCAGTCACCACGAGAGCAGCACGCACGTTAG
- the PIAS2 gene encoding E3 SUMO-protein ligase PIAS2 isoform X1, with amino-acid sequence MADFEELRNMVSSFRVSELQVLLGFAGRNKSGRKHDLLMRALHLLKSGCSPAVQIKIRELYRRRYPRTIEGLSDLSAIKPAVFNLDSSSSPVEPDLAVAGIHPLPSTSVTPQSPSSPVSSVLLQDTKPHFEMQQPSPPIPPVHPDVQLKSLPFYDVLDVLIKPTSLVQSSIQRFQEKFFIFALTPQQVREICISRDFLPGGRRDYTVQVQLRLCLAETSCPQEDNYPNSLCIKVNGKLFPLPGYAPPPKNGIEQKRPGRPLNITSLVRLSSAVPNQISISWASEIGKNYSMSVYLVRQLTSAMLLQRLKMKGIRNPDHSRALIKEKLTADPDSEIATTSLRVSLMCPLGKMRLTIPCRAVTCTHLQCFDAALYLQMNEKKPTWICPVCDKKAAYESLILDGLFMEILNECSDVDEIKFQEDGSWCPMRPKKEAVKVSSPQCTKIESSSVVSKQCSVTVANEVNKKKVDVIDLTIESSSDEEEDPPAKRKCIFMSETQGSPTKGVLMYQPSTVRVPSVTTVDAAAIPPSLTDYPVPFHHPPISSISSDLPGLDFLSLIPVDSQQYCPPMFLDSLTSTLTSSTPGSIITSTSHHESSTHVSSSSRSETGVITSSGGSAPDIISLD; translated from the exons AATATGGTATCAAGTTTTCGTGTTTCTGAACTACAAGTGTTGTTGGGGTTTGCTGGACGTAATAAAAGCGGGCGGAAACATGACCTCCTGATGAGGGCACTGCACTTACTGAAGAGcggctgcagcccagcagttCAGATAAAAATCAGAGAACTCTATAGGCGTCGGTACCCAAGGACGATTGAAGGACTCTCGGATTTATCGGCTATAAAACCTGCAGTTTTCAATTTAGACAGTAGTTCCTCTCCTGTTGAGCCTGACCTGGCTGTTGCTGGCATTCACCCGCTCCCTTCTACATCGGTCACACCTCAGTCTCCTTCCTCGCCTGTCAGTTCTGTGCTCCTCCAAGACACTAAGCCCCACTTTGAGATGCAGCAGCCATCCCCTCCGATTCCACCTGTTCATCCCGATGTTCAACTGAAAAGCCTACCTTTTTACGATGTGCTTGATGTGCTCATAAAACCTACAAGTCTAG tacAGAGCAGTATTCAGAGGTTCCAAGAGAAGTTTTTTATCTTTGCCTTAACACCTCAGCAGGTCAGAGAAATCTGTATTTCCAG GGACTTCTTGCCAGGGGGCAGGAGAGATTACACAGTCCAAGTTCAGCTGAG GTTATGCCTAGCAGAGACAAGCTGCCCTCAAGAAGATAATTACCCTAATAGTCTGTGTATTAAAGTAAATGGGAAGCTGTTTCCGTTGCCG GGATATGCTCCACCGCCAAAAAATGGAATTGAACAGAAGCGACCTGGGCGCCCCTTGAATATAACGTCTCTAGTTAGGTTGTCGTCAGCAGTGCCAAACCAGATTTCCATTTCCTGGGCTTCTGAAATTGGAAAG AATTACTCCATGTCTGTGTATCTTGTTCGTCAGCTCACTTCAGCTATGCTTTTGCAGAGGTTAAAAATGAAAGGTATCAGAAACCCCGATCACTCCAGAGCACTAA ttaaAGAAAAACTAACTGCAGATCCTGATAGTGAGATTGCCACGACCAGCCTGCGGGTATCTCTGATGTGTCCT CTGGGAAAAATGAGACTGACAATCCCATGCCGGGCTGTTACTTGCACACACCTGCAATGTTTTGATGCTGCTCTTTATCTTcaaatgaatgaaaagaagCCTACCTGGATCTGCCCTGTCTGTGACAAAAAGGCAGCTTATGAGAGCCTAATATTAGATGG gctCTTTATGGAAATCCTTAATGAATGTTCAGATGTGGATGAGATCAAATTCCAAGAAGATGGCTCCTGGTGCCCCATGAGGCCAAAGAAAGAAGCTGTGAAAGTCTCAAGTCCACAGTGCACCAAAATAGAAA gTTCCAGTGTTGTTAGCAAACAGTGTTCTGTGACAGTGGCCAATGAGGTGAACAAGAAGAAAGTGGACGTTATTGACTTGACAATAGAAAGCTCTTCTGATGAAGAGGAAGATCCTCCTGCCAAAAGGAAGTGCATATTTATGTCTGAAACACAAGGAAGCCCAACCAAAGG GGTTCTCATGTATCAGCCATCTACTGTCAGAGTGCCCAGTGTGACAACGGTCGATGCTGCTGCTATTCCTCCTTCATTAACAGACTACCCAGTACCATTCCATCATCCACCAATATCCAGTATTTCATCAGACTTGCCAG GTCTGGATTTTCTTTCACTAATCCCAGTTGATTCACAG CAGTACTGTCCTCCTATGTTTTTGGATAGTCTCACCTCAACCTTAACAAGCAGCACGCCTGGCAGCATCATCACATCAACCAGTCACCACGAGAGCAGCACGCACGTTAGCTCCTCCAGCAGGAGCGAGACAGGGGTGATAACCAGCAGCGGCGGCAGCGCTCCTGACATCATCTCACTGGACTGA